In Mixophyes fleayi isolate aMixFle1 chromosome 4, aMixFle1.hap1, whole genome shotgun sequence, the following proteins share a genomic window:
- the LOC142150263 gene encoding histone H1-like, whose product MSEPVPAAAPAPPAEAPAKSKRPKKAASAGSMKSSKASGPSVSEQIVKVAAASKERNGISLAAVKKALAAGGYDVEKNNSRLKLAIKSLVTKETLIQVKGSGASGSFKLNKKQLDSKDKAVKKAAVAKAKKVSKSPKKAPSASKSPKKAKKPAVAKKAAKSPKKPKVAVKSKKVAKSPTKKAAKPKVTKSPAKKAAKPKVAKKAAKPKVTKSPAKKAAKPKKTAPKKK is encoded by the coding sequence ATGTCTGAGCCAGTCCCAGCCGCAGCGCCTGCTCCTCCAGCAGAGGCCCCCGCCAAGAGTAAGCGGCCCAAGAAAGCAGCTTCAGCAGGATCCATGAAGAGCAGCAAAGCGTCCGGTCCCAGCGTGTCTGAGCAGATTGTAAAGGTGGCAGCTGCATCCAAGGAGCGTAATGGGATTTCCCTGGCCGCTGTGAAGAAAGCTCTGGCTGCCGGAGGATACGATGTGGAGAAGAACAACAGCCGCCTGAAGTTGGCGATCAAGAGCTTGGTGACCAAAGAAACCCTCATCCAGGTGAAAGGCAGCGGTGCCTCCGGCTCCTTTAAGCTGAACAAGAAACAGTTGGACAGCAAGGACAAGGCGGTGAAGAAGGCAGCAGTGGCCAAAGCCAAGAAAGTATCCAAGTCCCCCAAGAAGGCTCCGAGCGCATCCAAGAGCCCTAAAAAGGCGAAAAAACCGGCAGTTGCCAAGAAGGCTGCAAAAAGCCCAAAGAAGCCAAAAGTCGCTGTGAAATCCAAGAAGGTGGCCAAGAGCCCGACCAAGAAGGCAGCGAAGCCTAAAGTGACCAAGAGCCCGGCCAAGAAGGCGGCTAAGCCTAAAGTGGCCAAGAAGGCAGCGAAGCCTAAAGTGaccaagagcccggctaagaaAGCAGCGAAGCCCAAGAAGACAGCTCCTAAGAAGAAGTAA
- the LOC142150265 gene encoding histone H2A type 1-like yields the protein MSGRGKQGGKTRAKAKTRSSRAGLQFPVGRVHRLLRKGNYAERVGAGAPVYLAAVLEYLTAEILELAGNAARDNKKTRIIPRHLQLAVRNDEELNKLLGGVTIAQGGVLPNIQAVLLPKKTESHKAAKSK from the coding sequence ATGTCTGGTAGAGGCAAACAAGGCGGAAAGACCCGGGCTAAGGCCAAGACTCGCTCATCTCGGGCTGGGCTTCAGTTTCCAGTTGGACGTGTTCACCGTCTTTTGAGAAAGGGTAATTATGCCGAGCGTGTGGGAGCCGGAGCTCCTGTCTATCTGGCCGCCGTGCTCGAGTACCTAACGGCTGAGATTCTGGAGTTGGCAGGAAATGCCgcccgtgataacaagaagacccgcatcatcccccgccacctgcaGCTGGCTGTGCGCAACGATGAAGAGCTAAACAAGCTGCTCGGTGGGGTGACGATCGCCCAGGGAGgcgtcctgcccaacatccaggccgtgctgctgcccaagaagaccgagagccacaaggcagctaagagcaagtga
- the LOC142150860 gene encoding histone H4 gives MSGRGKGGKGLGKGGAKRHRKVLRDNIQGITKPAIRRLARRGGVKRISGLIYEETRGVLKVFLENVIRDAVTYTEHAKRKTVTAMDVVYALKRQGRTLYGFGG, from the coding sequence ATGTCTGGACGCGGTAAAGGAGGCAAGGGGCTCGGGAAAGGCGGTGCTAAGAGGCACAGGAAGGTGCTCCGTGATAACATCCAGGGcatcactaaaccagctatccgtCGTTTAGCTCGTAGGGGAGGTGTGAAGCGCATCTCTGGGCTCATCTACGAGGAGACCCGCGGTGTCCTGAAGGTCTTCCTGGAGAATGTGATCCGTGATGCCGTCACTTACACAGAGCACGCAAAGAGAAAGACTGTCACAGCCATGGATGTCGTGTATGCCCTGAAACGTCAGGGTCGCACTCTGTACGGGTTTGGAGGTTAA
- the LOC142150266 gene encoding histone H2B 1.1-like: MPEPAKSAPAAKKGSKKAVTKTQKKDGKKRRKTRKESYAIYVYKVLKQVHPDTGISSKAMGIMNSFVNDIFERIAGEASRLAHYNKRSTITSREIQTAVRLLLPGELAKHAVSEGTKAVTKYTSAK, from the coding sequence ATGCCTGAACCAGCCAAGTCTGCACCTGCGGCCAAAAAGGGCTCCAAGAAAGCCGTgaccaagacccagaagaaagatgggaagaagcgtagaaagaccaggaaggagagttatgctatctacgtgtacaaggtgctgaagcaggtccaccctgataccggcatctcctccaaggccatgggtatcatgaactcctttgttaatgacatttttgagCGCATCGCAGGCGAAGCCTCCcgcctggctcactacaacaagcgctccaccatcacctcccgGGAGATCCAGACCGCTGTGCGTCTACTGCTGCCCGGTGAGCTGGCCAAGCACGCCGTGTCTGAGGGCACTAAGGCCGTCACCAAGTACACCAGCGCCAAGTAA
- the LOC142150861 gene encoding histone H2A type 1-like, whose translation MSGRGKQGGKTRAKAKTRSSRAGLQFPVGRVHRLLRKGNYAHRVGAGAPVYLAAVLEYLTAEILELAGNAARDNKKTRIIPRHLQLAVRNDEELNKLLALNYARSLYSHWNCSMDPFNHIYQRLRVVESSEMGSHLL comes from the exons ATGTCTGGTAGAGGCAAACAAGGCGGTAAGACCCGGGCTAAGGCCAAGACTCGCTCATCTCGGGCCGGTCTTCAGTTTCCTGTTGGCCGTGTTCACCGTCTTTTGAGGAAGGGGAACTATGCTCATCGTGTGGGAGCCGGAGCTCCTGTCTATCTGGCCGCCGTGCTCGAGTACCTGACGGCTGAGATTCTGGAGTTGGCTGGAAATGCCgcccgtgataacaagaagacccgtatcatcccccgccacctgcaGCTGGCTGTGCGCAACGACGAAGAGCTAAACAAGCTGCTCG CTCTAAATTATGCACGTAGCCTTTATTCTCATTGGAACTGCTCCATGGATCCTTTCAACCACATATATCAGCGGCTTCGTGTAGTAGAAAGCAGTGAGATGGGGTCTCACTTGCTGTAG